The following are encoded together in the Vigna unguiculata cultivar IT97K-499-35 chromosome 2, ASM411807v1, whole genome shotgun sequence genome:
- the LOC114173276 gene encoding uncharacterized protein LOC114173276 — protein sequence MAIENHDTAVREIKPKNRRIMGAGGPDDEDNRWPPWLKPLLKESFFVQCKLHADSHKSECNMYCLDCMNGPLCSLCLAHHKDHRAIQIRRSSYHDVIRVSEIQKVLDITGVQTYIINSARVVFLNERPQPRPGKGVTNTCEVCERSLLDSYRFCSLGCKIVGTSKNQQKKKKQSTAMSSDSEDSYSSNSVHGLQKNCKVQSFTPSTPPPTSVNYRTAKRRKGIPHRAPMGGLIIEY from the exons ATGGCAATTGAAAACCACGACACCGCTGTCAGAGAAATCAAGCCCAAGAACAGGAGAATCATG GGTGCTGGAGGCCCTGATGATGAGGACAATAGGTGGCCACCGTGGTTGAAGCCACTGCTCAAAGAGAGCTTCTTTGTTCAATGCAAGTTACATGCTGATTCTCACAAGAGTGAATGCAACATGTATTGCTTGGACTGTATGAACGGCCCACTCTGCTCTCTCTGCCTCGCCCACCACAAGGATCACCGTGCAATCCAG ATTAGGAGGTCCTCCTACCATGATGTGATCAGGGTTTCTGAGATTCAGAAGGTGTTGGACATCACTGGTGTCCAAACCTACATTATCAACAGCGCAAGGGTGGTGTTTTTGAACGAGAGGCCTCAGCCAAGGCCAGGAAAAGGGGTCACAAACACATGTGAAGTCTGCGAGCGAAGCCTTCTTGATTCTTACCGCTTCTGTTCTCTTGGTTGCAAG ATTGTTGGAACATCTAAGAACcaacagaagaagaagaagcagtcAACGGCAATGTCATCAGATTCTGAGGATTCATACAGCAGCAACAGCGTCCATGGCCTGCAGAAAAACTGCAAAGTTCAGAGCTTCACACCCTCCACACCACCTCCAACTTCGGTTAATTACAGAACTGCCAAGAGAAGAAAGGGAATACCGCACCGAGCCCCAATGGGGGGACTAATCATAGAGTACTAG